A single window of Chitinophaga sp. XS-30 DNA harbors:
- a CDS encoding OmpH family outer membrane protein translates to MKKYVIIALVAFTGLFSAKASAQSKIAHINAQALIQAMPETKKAQTDIETFAQGLERESKTLIDEYNKKMQEFDKASQATPPMSETMKEVKVKEIQEAQKRIQDYETIAREKIGTKQNELLKPVYDKARKAIEDVAKEKGYAYVIDSSEGMLLVSPAGDDILAAVKTKLGVQ, encoded by the coding sequence ATGAAGAAGTATGTAATTATTGCACTTGTTGCATTCACCGGTTTATTCAGCGCAAAGGCAAGTGCACAATCCAAAATCGCACACATCAATGCCCAGGCCCTGATCCAGGCAATGCCGGAAACTAAAAAAGCACAAACTGATATCGAAACTTTCGCACAAGGGTTGGAAAGAGAAAGCAAAACCCTGATCGATGAATATAACAAGAAGATGCAGGAGTTTGACAAAGCTTCCCAGGCCACCCCGCCCATGAGCGAAACCATGAAGGAAGTTAAGGTGAAAGAGATCCAGGAAGCTCAGAAACGCATCCAGGACTATGAAACCATTGCCCGTGAGAAGATCGGCACCAAGCAGAATGAACTGCTGAAACCCGTGTACGATAAAGCACGCAAGGCTATTGAAGATGTAGCGAAGGAAAAAGGCTATGCTTATGTGATCGACAGCTCTGAAGGCATGCTGCTGGTATCTCCCGCCGGAGACGACATCCTGGCCGCCGTGAAAACGAAGCTGGGCGTTCAGTAA
- a CDS encoding OmpH family outer membrane protein codes for MKKVFITAALVLGTVFGALAQRYCVIDTKYILESIPDYSEAQKKIDAIAEQWQKEIDAKFQEVDRMYKSYQAESVMLTDALKRKREDEIIAREKEAKDLQKQRFGYEGDLFKKREELVKPIQDKIYNAVQKLAASRMYDFVLDKSEGITVIFSDPKLDKSEDILKSLGVKK; via the coding sequence ATGAAGAAAGTATTCATTACGGCCGCTTTGGTTTTAGGGACGGTATTCGGAGCTTTGGCGCAGCGGTATTGCGTGATCGACACCAAGTATATCCTCGAAAGCATTCCGGACTATTCGGAAGCCCAGAAGAAGATAGATGCGATAGCAGAACAGTGGCAGAAAGAGATCGACGCAAAGTTCCAGGAAGTGGACAGGATGTATAAATCCTACCAGGCAGAATCCGTAATGCTCACCGACGCCCTGAAACGCAAAAGGGAAGACGAGATCATTGCCCGGGAAAAAGAAGCAAAAGACCTGCAGAAACAACGTTTCGGCTATGAAGGAGACCTGTTCAAGAAACGCGAGGAACTGGTGAAACCGATACAGGACAAGATCTACAACGCCGTTCAGAAGCTGGCTGCCAGCAGGATGTACGACTTTGTGCTGGACAAGTCAGAAGGTATCACCGTTATTTTCTCCGATCCGAAACTGGATAAGAGCGAAGACATTCTTAAATCCCTGGGAGTCAAAAAATAA
- a CDS encoding outer membrane protein assembly factor: protein MKKLFPRSLLAVVLCCSAGLTARAQQRDTVPAPEARPADISPFSMASPQQYEIADIAVTGTEFLDKSLLLSLSGLAVGDKVVLPGDHFAKAIQSLWGQRLFSNIAIYITKIEGSKIWLEIELAEKPRMSSFSFKGIKKTEADELTTKAALRKGSVVTEALAQNTVSVVTKYYAEKGFRNVTVRMEEKKDPPPAINSATVIFHVSKGSKVRTNDIHIVGNGNIGDKSIKKKMKGTKETSRFTLYPDNADAWQDSTEYKMDYWKDLGWLSATKTLEALDPYFRFKLFSSAKFNDTKYQEDKEKIIAFYNSRGFRDAQIMKDTTYPSLKGNLNIEMMIEEGKKYYFGDIAWRGNTVYNDTILSRVLGIKKGDIYNLELLSKRLGNPPGPEGGDLGSLYMDDGYLFFQVDPVEVGIRGDTIDYEIRIQEGPQATIKDIRIAGNEKTNEHVIRRELRTLPGDKFSRQNLIRSQREISQLGFFNPETIGINPVPNVADGTVDIDYKVEERANDQLELSAGWGGYIGLTGTLGVTFNNFSLRNIFRKETLDPLPSGDGQKLSVRISSNGKAYRSYNFSFTEPWLGGKKRNPFSVSFYSTYQNPNAFAEYYNQPVNNPGAYFRVLGGSVSLGKQLKWPDDWFSLMYAINYQRYQLKDFNYFGLEGFDNGVSNNLSLRLTLARSSVDQQIFPRSGSSFMLFGQFTPPYSLFNPDRDYTKEPIRDQFKFIEYQKYRLNAEWYVPLSRPRGADNKSLVLKVAAKFGYVGRYNDRTNLSPFGRFELGGDGLSNFAVYDRDIISQRGYPVYYTSNPKLNPESTAPPAGYSGFSMFNKYVVELRYPFSLNPSSTIFGLLFMEAANGYRDFKEYDPFRLRRSVGVGARFYLPMFGLLGFDYGIGLDRLRPGNGMKDAAKFTFMLGFEPE from the coding sequence ATGAAGAAATTGTTTCCTAGAAGCCTACTGGCCGTAGTTTTATGTTGCAGCGCGGGGTTGACAGCGCGCGCCCAGCAAAGGGATACTGTTCCCGCTCCGGAAGCCCGTCCGGCGGATATCAGCCCTTTCAGCATGGCCAGTCCGCAGCAGTACGAAATTGCCGACATCGCCGTCACCGGTACTGAATTCCTCGACAAGTCCCTGCTGCTGTCCCTTTCCGGCCTTGCCGTAGGAGACAAGGTGGTGCTTCCGGGAGATCATTTCGCCAAAGCCATCCAGAGCCTCTGGGGGCAGCGGTTATTCTCCAACATCGCTATTTACATCACTAAAATAGAAGGATCAAAGATCTGGCTGGAAATAGAACTGGCGGAAAAACCCCGCATGTCCAGCTTCTCCTTCAAAGGCATCAAGAAAACCGAGGCGGACGAACTGACCACCAAGGCCGCCCTGCGCAAAGGCAGCGTGGTAACGGAAGCACTCGCCCAGAACACGGTTTCCGTTGTGACCAAATATTATGCAGAGAAAGGTTTCCGTAACGTAACCGTTCGCATGGAAGAAAAGAAGGACCCGCCGCCGGCCATCAACTCCGCCACCGTTATCTTTCATGTCAGCAAAGGCAGCAAGGTGCGCACCAACGATATCCATATCGTAGGCAACGGCAACATAGGCGACAAGTCCATCAAAAAGAAAATGAAAGGGACCAAGGAAACCAGCCGTTTCACCCTGTATCCTGACAATGCCGATGCATGGCAGGACAGCACGGAATATAAAATGGACTACTGGAAGGATCTCGGCTGGCTGTCCGCCACCAAAACGCTGGAAGCCCTGGACCCCTATTTCCGCTTCAAACTCTTCTCCTCTGCAAAATTCAACGACACCAAATACCAGGAAGACAAGGAAAAGATCATCGCATTCTACAACTCCCGCGGTTTCAGGGATGCGCAGATCATGAAAGATACTACCTATCCTTCCCTCAAAGGCAATCTCAACATCGAGATGATGATCGAGGAAGGAAAGAAATACTACTTCGGGGATATTGCCTGGAGAGGGAACACCGTATATAATGATACCATCCTGTCCCGCGTGCTCGGCATCAAAAAGGGCGATATCTACAACCTGGAGCTGCTGAGCAAACGCCTCGGCAACCCTCCCGGCCCTGAAGGCGGAGACCTCGGCAGCCTTTACATGGATGATGGTTACCTGTTCTTCCAGGTAGATCCTGTGGAAGTAGGCATCCGTGGAGATACCATCGACTACGAAATACGCATCCAGGAAGGCCCCCAGGCCACCATCAAGGATATCCGCATCGCCGGTAACGAAAAAACGAATGAGCATGTGATCCGCCGTGAGCTGCGTACGCTGCCTGGCGACAAGTTCAGCCGCCAGAACCTTATCCGTTCGCAGCGCGAAATATCCCAGCTTGGCTTCTTCAACCCGGAGACCATCGGTATCAATCCCGTGCCGAACGTAGCGGACGGTACCGTGGATATCGACTATAAAGTGGAAGAAAGAGCCAACGACCAGCTGGAACTTTCTGCCGGATGGGGCGGTTATATCGGCCTTACCGGTACACTCGGGGTGACTTTCAATAACTTCTCCCTCCGTAATATTTTCAGGAAAGAGACCTTGGACCCGCTGCCCAGCGGCGACGGCCAGAAGCTGAGCGTACGTATCTCCTCCAATGGTAAAGCATACCGCTCCTATAACTTCTCATTTACAGAACCCTGGCTGGGTGGCAAAAAAAGGAACCCCTTCTCGGTGAGTTTCTACAGCACCTACCAGAACCCGAACGCCTTCGCGGAATATTACAATCAGCCGGTAAACAATCCAGGCGCCTATTTCCGCGTACTCGGCGGTTCTGTTTCACTCGGCAAACAGCTGAAATGGCCGGATGACTGGTTCTCCCTGATGTACGCGATCAACTATCAGCGCTATCAGCTGAAAGATTTCAACTACTTCGGCCTGGAAGGTTTCGATAACGGGGTATCCAATAACCTGAGCTTGCGCCTCACGCTCGCACGTTCTTCGGTAGACCAGCAGATCTTCCCGCGCAGCGGCTCCAGCTTCATGCTCTTCGGGCAGTTCACGCCGCCGTATTCCCTCTTCAATCCGGACAGGGACTACACCAAGGAACCGATCCGCGACCAGTTTAAATTTATCGAGTACCAGAAATACCGGTTGAACGCCGAATGGTACGTTCCCCTCAGCCGCCCCCGTGGCGCTGACAATAAATCGCTGGTACTGAAAGTTGCCGCCAAGTTCGGTTACGTTGGCCGGTATAACGATCGTACCAACCTCTCGCCCTTCGGCCGCTTTGAGCTGGGTGGCGATGGTCTGAGCAACTTTGCCGTATATGACCGTGATATCATTTCACAACGTGGTTATCCTGTATATTATACATCGAACCCGAAACTCAACCCGGAAAGCACAGCGCCGCCCGCAGGTTACTCCGGCTTCTCGATGTTCAACAAATATGTGGTTGAACTGCGCTATCCCTTCAGTCTGAACCCCAGTTCAACCATTTTTGGCCTGTTGTTCATGGAAGCCGCAAACGGTTACCGTGACTTCAAAGAGTACGACCCCTTCCGGCTGCGTCGCTCTGTGGGCGTGGGTGCGCGCTTCTATCTGCCGATGTTCGGCCTCCTTGGTTTCGACTATGGCATAGGATTGGATAGGTTAAGACCGGGGAACGGGATGAAGGATGCAGCTAAATTTACCTTCATGCTCGGCTTTGAACCGGAATAA
- a CDS encoding isoprenyl transferase: MSLKDQLDLQRLPRHIAIIMDGNGRWAKERGQDRLYGHHQGVESVRDIVEGCAELGIEYLTLYAFSTENWDRPVYEVNGIMELLVTTIRKEVSTLNKNNIRLHVIGDMTMLPGSCLRELKEAMDITAPNTGLNLVMALSYSARWEILQAARSIAKDAQAGKLNPDEVTSEIWEKYLCTAGLPDPELMIRTSGEHRISNFLLYQLAYAELYFTNTRWPDFRKENLYEAILNYQTRERRFGKTSEQIQQNEEIVS, encoded by the coding sequence ATGAGTTTGAAGGATCAACTGGACCTGCAACGACTGCCACGCCATATCGCTATTATCATGGATGGTAATGGACGATGGGCCAAAGAAAGGGGGCAGGATCGGCTTTACGGGCATCATCAGGGAGTAGAAAGTGTGCGGGATATCGTGGAAGGTTGTGCCGAACTGGGCATCGAATACCTTACTTTATACGCATTTTCTACGGAGAACTGGGATCGGCCGGTGTACGAAGTGAACGGGATAATGGAGCTGCTGGTAACAACCATCCGCAAGGAGGTGAGTACACTTAACAAAAATAACATACGCCTGCACGTGATCGGTGATATGACCATGCTGCCTGGAAGCTGCCTGCGGGAGCTGAAAGAAGCTATGGACATCACTGCTCCGAATACAGGCCTCAATCTCGTTATGGCGCTGAGTTACAGTGCCCGCTGGGAAATATTGCAGGCCGCGCGCAGTATCGCAAAGGATGCGCAGGCCGGTAAACTGAACCCGGACGAGGTTACATCAGAGATATGGGAAAAATACCTATGCACCGCAGGGTTGCCGGACCCGGAATTAATGATCCGCACCAGCGGCGAACACCGTATAAGCAACTTCTTATTGTATCAACTGGCCTACGCGGAATTATATTTTACCAATACCCGCTGGCCTGATTTCCGCAAAGAGAACCTATACGAAGCCATCTTGAATTATCAAACCAGAGAACGTAGATTCGGCAAAACAAGCGAACAAATACAGCAGAATGAAGAAATTGTTTCCTAG
- a CDS encoding DUF6089 family protein, with translation MKMPYFTFLGIFMQHKRIHFRILLVVTALLAGAFTGKVKAQQEMSYVGELGFTAGGAHYFGDINTSTGLQAVKPAVGIFYRKYFNDYVGARAHFRFMQLGYSDVYSSNEFQQRRNLSFNSDIFELALQGDFNFFRFEPGSDDYRFSPYLTLGLSAFHFNPYAYYNDEKYFLQPMHTEGQGTAAYPERKPYSLFSYAWLMGGGVKYSLSRRLNLGLEVLFRFTQTDYLDDVSTTYVGIDAFALRPDGSPTMAAILQDRSNVTGTPIGVAGRQRGNSRDKDQFATIELTLGILFTSYRCKF, from the coding sequence ATGAAAATGCCTTATTTTACGTTTTTAGGGATATTTATGCAGCACAAGCGTATTCATTTCAGGATTTTACTGGTCGTGACCGCCCTGTTGGCCGGCGCCTTTACCGGGAAGGTGAAGGCCCAGCAGGAGATGAGCTATGTAGGAGAGCTTGGCTTTACCGCAGGTGGCGCGCATTATTTCGGGGATATCAACACCAGTACGGGCCTCCAGGCCGTAAAACCGGCCGTCGGGATCTTTTACCGGAAGTATTTCAACGATTATGTGGGCGCGCGCGCCCATTTCCGCTTTATGCAACTTGGGTATTCCGATGTTTACAGCAGCAACGAGTTTCAGCAAAGGCGGAACCTGAGCTTCAATTCAGACATTTTTGAACTCGCTTTGCAGGGGGATTTCAATTTCTTCCGTTTTGAGCCGGGGAGCGACGATTACCGCTTTTCTCCTTATCTGACCCTCGGCCTGTCCGCCTTCCATTTTAATCCCTATGCTTATTATAATGATGAAAAATACTTTCTGCAGCCCATGCATACAGAAGGGCAGGGCACTGCAGCTTACCCTGAGCGCAAGCCATATTCCCTTTTCTCTTATGCCTGGTTGATGGGCGGAGGTGTGAAATACAGTCTTAGCCGGCGGCTGAACCTTGGGCTGGAAGTACTTTTCCGCTTTACGCAGACGGATTATCTGGATGATGTCAGCACCACCTATGTGGGTATTGACGCCTTTGCGCTGCGGCCGGATGGAAGCCCTACCATGGCCGCCATCCTGCAGGACCGTTCCAATGTTACCGGTACGCCCATAGGTGTAGCGGGACGTCAGCGGGGAAATAGCAGGGATAAGGACCAGTTTGCGACCATTGAGCTGACACTGGGTATTCTCTTCACTTCTTACCGCTGCAAGTTCTAG
- a CDS encoding NAD kinase — protein MHVALYSRGFVKEDLEDVQLLLDELKRQEITPVIYEPFYRELRPHVKLTADADTFSRAEDLDGRIEFLVSLGGDGTLLDTVSFVRDKNIPVMGVNFGRLGFLAGIGRDEIHEIVDALVSRSYVVDKRSLIHLDASIPLFGEVPYALNEFTIHKKDTSAMVKIHTYLNGEFLNTYWADGLIVATPTGSTGYSLSCGGPIVFPEAASFVITPVSPHNLNVRPIIVPDDHVISFEVEGRSDQFLCTLDSRMEVIDNRVQLAVKREDFSISLLRLNEGNFLHTLRNKLLWGIDTRNAGRK, from the coding sequence ATGCACGTAGCCCTTTACAGCCGCGGTTTTGTCAAAGAAGACCTGGAAGATGTACAATTGTTGCTGGATGAACTGAAACGCCAGGAGATCACACCGGTAATATATGAGCCCTTTTACAGGGAGCTGCGCCCGCATGTGAAACTGACGGCAGATGCAGATACCTTTTCCCGTGCAGAGGACCTGGATGGCAGGATAGAGTTCCTGGTGAGCCTGGGAGGCGACGGCACCCTGCTGGATACGGTGAGTTTTGTCCGGGACAAGAACATTCCGGTGATGGGGGTGAACTTCGGGCGGCTGGGCTTCCTCGCCGGCATCGGCAGGGACGAGATCCACGAGATCGTGGATGCCCTTGTCAGCCGCAGTTATGTGGTGGACAAAAGGTCGCTCATCCACCTGGACGCCAGCATTCCCCTGTTCGGCGAAGTGCCCTACGCGCTGAATGAATTCACCATTCACAAGAAAGATACCTCCGCCATGGTCAAGATACATACTTACCTGAACGGAGAGTTCCTCAATACCTACTGGGCGGATGGCCTGATCGTGGCAACACCCACAGGATCAACCGGTTATTCCCTCAGCTGCGGCGGGCCTATCGTATTTCCCGAAGCAGCCAGTTTTGTGATCACCCCGGTTTCCCCGCATAACCTGAACGTAAGGCCCATCATCGTTCCGGATGACCATGTGATCTCTTTTGAAGTGGAAGGCCGCAGCGACCAGTTCCTCTGTACGCTCGATTCCCGGATGGAAGTGATCGATAACCGGGTGCAGCTCGCCGTAAAAAGGGAAGATTTCTCCATCAGCCTGTTAAGACTGAATGAGGGGAATTTTCTGCATACCCTGCGGAACAAGCTGTTATGGGGCATCGATACCCGCAATGCCGGAAGGAAGTGA
- a CDS encoding BamA/TamA family outer membrane protein has product MRVVLHIYGIWLCLLFALPVLAQVENPPVQEAAYMVVRHVVVQGNKKTRTSIILRELPVRPGDTIYLNVLGETLESSRKQLLNTSLFLNATANVKNWEGQEADVVFEVWERWYLFAFPIFKLADRNFNQWWVEQNRSLKRVNVGVKAFQDNLTGRNDDIYADVTVGYTQRFLLGYNLPYIDKRFRHGIGFVVSYSRNRELNYISDANKQQFFRQDDFLRRQFQFGITYSYRKAISTRHQLSMSYNNETVNDSVVILNPDYLGNARKEVRHLDLAYRFNYIQADSWQYPLKGTMLQGEVLKTGIGPLSDIDYVKFRVRAIKYWELARKTYGALGVLGQAKFPDIQPYAGVRAMGYGDDYLRGLEYYVVDGTSFFILKSTLRRELLNFRVNLPIVPKKFSSLPIRVLAKAYGDMGYVYSRMTRNGILNNRMLYTGGIGLDVVSFYDACIRFEYSINQLGEKGLFLHAKLDM; this is encoded by the coding sequence ATGCGCGTTGTCCTCCACATTTACGGCATATGGTTATGCCTGCTGTTTGCCTTACCCGTGCTGGCGCAGGTGGAAAACCCTCCGGTACAGGAAGCCGCGTACATGGTGGTACGCCATGTGGTCGTACAGGGCAACAAAAAAACGCGTACCTCCATCATCCTGAGAGAGCTTCCCGTCAGGCCCGGCGATACCATTTATCTCAATGTGCTCGGTGAAACGCTTGAAAGCAGCCGCAAACAGCTGCTCAATACCTCTCTTTTCCTCAACGCCACGGCCAATGTAAAGAACTGGGAAGGCCAGGAAGCCGACGTGGTATTTGAAGTATGGGAACGCTGGTACCTCTTCGCATTCCCCATTTTCAAACTGGCGGACCGGAATTTCAACCAATGGTGGGTGGAGCAGAACAGGAGCCTCAAACGTGTGAATGTGGGCGTAAAGGCGTTCCAGGACAATCTTACCGGCCGGAACGACGATATCTACGCAGATGTCACTGTTGGCTACACGCAGCGGTTCCTGCTCGGGTACAACCTCCCGTATATCGATAAACGTTTCCGGCATGGCATCGGCTTCGTAGTATCGTATAGCCGGAACCGTGAACTTAACTATATATCGGATGCCAACAAACAGCAGTTTTTCCGGCAGGATGATTTCCTGCGCCGCCAGTTCCAGTTCGGCATCACTTACTCCTATCGCAAGGCGATCTCCACGCGGCACCAGCTCTCCATGTCATATAACAATGAAACGGTGAACGATTCGGTGGTCATCCTCAATCCGGATTACCTCGGGAATGCCAGAAAGGAGGTCCGGCACCTTGATCTGGCTTACCGTTTCAATTACATTCAGGCGGACAGCTGGCAGTATCCGCTGAAAGGGACCATGTTGCAGGGCGAAGTGCTCAAGACCGGCATCGGGCCGCTAAGCGATATTGATTATGTTAAATTCCGCGTACGCGCCATCAAATACTGGGAACTGGCGAGGAAAACATATGGCGCCCTCGGCGTACTTGGACAGGCGAAATTCCCCGACATACAGCCTTATGCCGGCGTACGCGCGATGGGTTATGGCGATGACTACCTGCGCGGGCTGGAATATTATGTGGTGGACGGCACCAGCTTTTTTATCCTCAAATCCACTCTCCGCCGGGAATTGCTCAACTTCAGGGTGAACCTGCCTATAGTGCCGAAGAAATTCAGCAGCCTGCCCATCCGGGTGCTGGCAAAAGCATACGGGGATATGGGCTATGTCTATTCCAGGATGACGCGCAACGGCATCCTGAATAACAGGATGTTATACACCGGAGGCATTGGTCTTGATGTGGTATCCTTCTACGATGCCTGTATCCGCTTTGAATACAGCATCAATCAATTGGGAGAAAAAGGTTTATTTTTGCACGCTAAGCTGGATATGTAA
- a CDS encoding CBS domain-containing protein, protein MLAQELISTIVPVLHPMDTGAKALRLMNEYHLTQLPIVVDSKYLALVEEEEVMDWEDPDQLLETSPNHTFKPAIMEGAHFFEALKLFYDQKLSVLPVVSKDNEYLGLITKDNLLAILAQLNGVKETGGLLVLEVEPRDYSLSEIARIAESNDVTLLSVNTITNPNTGKLEVLLKTNRQELHGLVATFERFNYVIKYMFSEELEEDLLKKNYDLLMNYISM, encoded by the coding sequence ATGTTGGCACAGGAACTCATATCTACCATTGTGCCGGTCTTGCATCCGATGGATACCGGCGCGAAAGCATTGCGGCTGATGAATGAATATCATCTCACGCAATTGCCGATCGTGGTGGATAGCAAATACCTGGCGCTGGTGGAAGAAGAAGAAGTGATGGACTGGGAAGATCCTGATCAGCTGCTGGAAACCTCGCCCAACCATACTTTCAAGCCTGCCATCATGGAAGGCGCGCACTTCTTCGAAGCCCTCAAGCTCTTTTACGATCAGAAACTCTCCGTGCTTCCCGTTGTTTCAAAAGACAATGAGTACCTCGGCCTGATCACGAAAGACAACCTGCTCGCCATCCTCGCCCAGTTGAACGGCGTAAAGGAAACCGGCGGCCTGCTGGTGCTGGAAGTGGAACCGCGGGACTACAGCCTCAGTGAAATTGCTCGCATCGCAGAGAGCAATGATGTAACCCTGCTGAGCGTGAACACGATCACCAACCCGAATACCGGCAAGCTGGAGGTGCTGCTTAAAACGAACCGCCAGGAACTGCATGGCCTCGTTGCCACCTTCGAACGCTTCAACTACGTCATCAAATACATGTTCAGCGAAGAACTGGAAGAAGATCTTCTCAAAAAGAATTATGACCTGCTGATGAATTACATCAGTATGTAA
- a CDS encoding alpha/beta fold hydrolase: MNYEIKTQGKFRYIEEGEGEPVILLHGLFGALSNFSGLLEYFKAHYKVVIPMLPLFDLNILETSVGGLAKYVHKFIETRGYANYHLMGNSLGGHVALVYILKHPERVKSLILTGSSGLFENGMGETYPKRGNYEYIQKKTELTFYDPAMATKELVDEVFEITSNRLKVIKIITLAKSAIRHNLGEELKTITTPTLLVWGNNDTITPPMVGEEFHKLIPNSELHFIDKCGHAPMMEVPGEFNRIMHDFLKRLNNKTVEAGAS; the protein is encoded by the coding sequence ATGAATTACGAAATCAAAACACAGGGTAAATTCAGGTACATTGAAGAAGGTGAAGGAGAGCCGGTAATTCTGCTGCATGGATTGTTCGGCGCCCTGAGTAACTTCAGCGGCCTGCTGGAATATTTCAAGGCTCATTACAAAGTGGTGATCCCCATGCTGCCCCTGTTTGATCTGAATATCCTGGAAACCTCCGTAGGCGGCCTGGCCAAATACGTGCACAAATTCATTGAAACCCGCGGTTATGCCAACTATCATCTGATGGGGAATTCTCTCGGCGGCCATGTTGCCCTCGTGTACATCCTCAAACACCCGGAAAGAGTGAAATCCCTCATCCTTACCGGCAGTTCCGGCCTGTTCGAGAACGGTATGGGGGAAACCTATCCCAAACGCGGCAACTACGAGTACATTCAGAAAAAAACGGAGCTTACCTTCTACGATCCTGCCATGGCTACCAAGGAACTGGTGGATGAAGTGTTCGAGATCACCAGCAACCGGCTGAAAGTGATCAAGATCATCACGCTCGCCAAATCCGCTATCCGCCATAATCTCGGGGAAGAGCTGAAAACCATCACAACGCCCACATTGCTCGTGTGGGGCAATAATGATACGATCACTCCGCCAATGGTGGGAGAAGAGTTCCATAAACTTATCCCTAACTCTGAACTGCACTTCATCGACAAATGCGGTCACGCGCCCATGATGGAAGTCCCGGGCGAGTTTAACAGGATCATGCATGATTTCCTGAAAAGGCTCAACAACAAAACCGTAGAAGCCGGCGCCAGCTGA
- a CDS encoding CvpA family protein, translating into MAIDILFAIILAFAIYKGFTRGLIVAVFSLVAFVLGMAAALKLSAVLASYLEQSGMHGRWWPVISFIAIFLVVVIIVRLGAAFLEKIVQWSMLGWLNRLGGILLYGIVYTVIYSVMLWLANQLYWLSPEIKLQSAVYAWIEPLGPWVMEHIGKVLPVFRDVFSELEGFFEHAASELPTQPLHL; encoded by the coding sequence GTGGCCATCGACATCCTGTTTGCCATTATCCTGGCCTTTGCCATCTACAAGGGATTTACCCGCGGTCTGATCGTAGCGGTATTTTCCCTCGTGGCGTTTGTACTTGGGATGGCCGCGGCGCTGAAATTATCTGCCGTTCTGGCCTCGTATCTGGAACAATCGGGTATGCATGGCCGTTGGTGGCCGGTGATCAGCTTTATCGCCATTTTCCTGGTGGTGGTGATCATTGTGCGGCTCGGCGCTGCATTTCTCGAAAAGATCGTGCAATGGTCCATGCTGGGATGGCTGAACCGGCTGGGCGGCATACTGCTTTACGGTATCGTGTACACGGTCATTTACAGCGTGATGTTATGGCTGGCCAATCAGCTGTACTGGCTCAGCCCTGAAATCAAGCTGCAATCGGCCGTCTATGCGTGGATAGAGCCGCTCGGGCCCTGGGTTATGGAGCATATCGGCAAAGTATTGCCGGTTTTCCGCGATGTATTCAGTGAGCTGGAAGGTTTTTTTGAGCATGCGGCGAGCGAATTGCCCACACAACCTCTTCATCTTTGA
- a CDS encoding GatB/YqeY domain-containing protein: MSLEQQINSAIKTAMLAKAEAELRALRAIKAAVLLAKTSEGAPAELSEADEMKLLQKLAKQRKDSLDIFRQQNREDLAKKEEEELAVIERYLPKQMEASEIRAVLTDIIATTGASSPADMGKVMGVATKQLAGKADGKVISALVKELLTK; encoded by the coding sequence ATGTCATTAGAACAGCAAATCAACAGTGCCATCAAAACCGCCATGCTGGCAAAAGCAGAAGCCGAATTGCGCGCCCTCAGGGCTATCAAGGCAGCTGTATTGCTGGCGAAAACCTCGGAAGGGGCGCCCGCCGAGCTTTCAGAAGCCGATGAAATGAAGCTGCTGCAAAAGCTTGCGAAGCAACGGAAAGATTCGCTGGATATATTCCGGCAGCAGAACCGGGAAGACCTGGCAAAGAAGGAAGAGGAAGAACTGGCCGTGATCGAGCGTTATTTGCCGAAGCAAATGGAAGCATCGGAGATCCGGGCAGTATTGACAGATATTATCGCCACCACCGGCGCATCTTCCCCGGCCGATATGGGCAAGGTGATGGGTGTTGCCACCAAACAGCTCGCCGGCAAAGCGGATGGAAAAGTGATCTCCGCGCTGGTGAAGGAATTATTGACCAAATAA
- the gldC gene encoding gliding motility protein GldC: MTKKSSIQIQVALDENKVPESIEWTASDSTADRMNKAKAMMVAFWDGADKTALRIDLWTKEMMVDEMADFFYQTMMTMADTYQRATPYADLANDLRTFATDFYKKFEEKLKNQDQ, encoded by the coding sequence ATGACAAAAAAATCTTCCATACAGATACAGGTAGCGCTGGATGAGAACAAAGTGCCGGAAAGCATAGAATGGACAGCGTCCGACAGTACGGCAGACCGTATGAACAAGGCAAAGGCAATGATGGTGGCCTTTTGGGACGGGGCGGACAAAACAGCGCTCCGGATAGACCTGTGGACCAAGGAAATGATGGTGGATGAAATGGCAGATTTCTTTTACCAGACCATGATGACCATGGCGGATACCTATCAGCGTGCCACGCCGTATGCGGACCTTGCCAATGATCTGCGGACGTTCGCCACGGACTTTTACAAGAAATTCGAAGAAAAACTGAAGAACCAGGACCAGTAA